The Maridesulfovibrio sp. genomic sequence TTCTGCTGCCGCTTTTCCAGCCAACTCATCTATTTTATCGCAGAATCCATTTCCAAGCTTCCAGCCGTCCTGTTCTTTTTTAGAAAAAGAACAAGTAACAACATGTACAGATTCAGCACCTTTGGCTTTTAAAATTTTGACCATATCCGTAAAATTATCTCCCGGACAACGGCAGGTAAAGACTCCCGTCAAATTGCATTCATCATAATTACTAAAGCCCTGCACGGTTTGGTCATGAGATTTAATACAACTAGTCAGCGGGCATTTAGTTTCATTCTTTTCACATCTAATAATTCCGATTTTAGGCATGCGTCACTCTCCCGGACTTAAGATCTGCGGCCCATTCCGCCGCCTCCCATGCCACGGCCTCCACCGCCCATACCACGTCCTCCTCCGCCCATTCCCATTCCACGTCCTGTTCCGCCCATACGGCGGCAACCACCGCCAGAACGGCTCAAGCTTTGCGGAGAACGCTTAAGATCAGCTACCGGCTGCCCTTCACTGCAAAACTCGGATAAATAATTTTCTGCCAATTCACGCACAGTACCCGAATTCACGGTAACCATCTCAATACTGCCAGCCCGTAAAGCCTCTTCAGCCTTAGGACCAAAAGTACCGGAAATTGCGACATTCACACCTTGATCGGCAAGCAATTGCGCGGTCTGTATACCAGCGCCCTGTGAAAGTTGGCTGTTCCCGCCATTATCAACAAAATGATTTTCCCCGGTTTCACTGTTAAAAACAACAAAACCTGAGGCCCTGCCAAAACGAGGTTCAAACGGGCTATCCAAATTAGAATTATTTGCACTTACAGCGATAAGCATAATGCCTCCTGTTCTGAAATTAATTATTCTTTTCAATTATAACTGCATAAAAGAGGCCAACATAATCAGTACTGTAATATCAATCAATTAAGCAAAAACAACAAAATCCTTTGGCTAGAATCGAGCCTAAAGCGCAACAAAAAAGGACGCATTTTGCGCCCTACAAAAACAGATCAATTGCCATTGGAACTGACTGTTATAAAATTACGCCACCTCTATGTGGCAGCTTAAATGGGAATGAGGTTAATGTTTTTTATGAATGAAAAAAATCAACAGGGAAGGGAGCCCTTATGACGTAAGTACATGGGGTTCCCTTCCCTGAGGTCGTCAAAAACGACTAAAGATTCTTAATAACGGCTTCGCCCATTTCAGTGCAGCCTACAAGCTTGCCACCCTCATCCATAATATCTCCGGTGCGGAGACCTTCGGAAAGGGTCTTTTCAACTGCGGCTTCAATACAATCAGCTTCTTCAGCCATGTTAAAGGAGTAACGCAGCATCATGGCGATGGACAGAATGGTAGCCAGCGGGTTGGCCTTGTTTTCGCCAGCGATGTCCGGTGCGGAAC encodes the following:
- a CDS encoding CGGC domain-containing protein translates to MPKIGIIRCEKNETKCPLTSCIKSHDQTVQGFSNYDECNLTGVFTCRCPGDNFTDMVKILKAKGAESVHVVTCSFSKKEQDGWKLGNGFCDKIDELAGKAAAESGIPVTKGTAHLPKGYTPEVFK
- a CDS encoding NifB/NifX family molybdenum-iron cluster-binding protein; this encodes MLIAVSANNSNLDSPFEPRFGRASGFVVFNSETGENHFVDNGGNSQLSQGAGIQTAQLLADQGVNVAISGTFGPKAEEALRAGSIEMVTVNSGTVRELAENYLSEFCSEGQPVADLKRSPQSLSRSGGGCRRMGGTGRGMGMGGGGRGMGGGGRGMGGGGMGRRS